A window from Schistosoma haematobium chromosome 1, whole genome shotgun sequence encodes these proteins:
- the DRAP1 gene encoding DR1-associated protein 1 (negative cofactor 2 alpha) (EggNog:ENOG410V6QD~COG:K), producing the protein MPAKRRFASRFPTTRIKKIMQLDEEIGKLTATVPPVVSRSLELFLEQLLNQAYEFTATRNSKTISPGIIKYVVEHEPRFTFLRSLVVNIPDLKPNSRKQSCSKLSADSDIQSDTSDGTSSSVDEVHQSNMSSSVKRNSGQKRKQSPTFRKASKQSPIGEDNKTSSSLDQNHGSALDLLSTTKASKIRKNGDVVGSSSNGSVSFSNPGVRNESLVDYQYTEA; encoded by the exons ATGCCAGCTAAACGAAGGTTTGCATCTCGCTTTCCAACG ACAAGAATTAAAAAAATCATGCAATTAGATGAAGAAATCGGCAAGTTGACAGCTACTGTCCCTCCTGTTGTTT CACGTTCCTTAGAATTGTTTCTCGAACAGCTGCTTAATCAGGCGTATGAATTCACTGCAACTAGAAACTCGAAAACAATAAGTCCCGGGATTAT TAAATATGTCGTAGAACACGAACCTCGCTTTACATTTTTGCGTTCCTTGGTTGTCAATATCCCAGATTTAAAGCCTAACAGTCGAAAGCAGAGCTGTTCCAAACTAAGTGCAGATTCAGATATACAGTCGGATACTAGTGATGGCACGTCATCGAGCGTTGATGAAGTACACCAAAGCAATATGTCCTCTAGTGTTAAAAGGAACTCAGGGCAAAAGCGAAAACAGTCTCCGACCTTTCGGAAAGCAAGTAAGCAGAGTCCCATCGGAGAGGATAATAAAACTTCAAGTTCACTGGATCAGAATCACGGATCTGCCTTGGATTTATTGTCAACAACTAAAGCTAGTAAAATCCGCAAAAATGGTGACGTTGTCGGGAGTTCGAGCAATGGTTCCGTTTCTTTTAGTAATCCCGGTGTTCGGAACGAAAGTCTAGTCGATTATCAGTATACTGAAGCATAA